One window of the Streptomyces sp. TS71-3 genome contains the following:
- a CDS encoding DUF4097 family beta strand repeat-containing protein, whose amino-acid sequence MTTTRVRRPRRGAARWLAAACVVALVCLVGGCTADAGGDDHPEKRAFTLHGPTLTVDSENSAVEVVPVDGRQVRVTRWFKGRVVLGGSPSASWQWHDDRLTLRMKCSGMVADCSARYRVEVPRDAAVHIRNEDGSVSARGIGTALKVVTANGSVRAEDCSGPLDMQSEDGSVAAGGITGHQVHAVTKNGSIKLGLRRVPDEVTTRSEDGSTEITLPRSGADGSPIAYKVTVTTTDGGKEIDVPRDDHSPHQVSAHSQNGKVTLRSAN is encoded by the coding sequence ATGACCACCACCCGTGTCCGCCGTCCACGCCGCGGGGCCGCCCGTTGGCTCGCCGCCGCCTGTGTCGTGGCCCTTGTCTGCTTGGTGGGCGGATGTACGGCCGACGCCGGGGGCGACGACCATCCGGAGAAGCGCGCGTTCACGCTGCACGGCCCGACCCTCACCGTCGACTCCGAGAACTCGGCAGTGGAAGTGGTGCCGGTGGACGGCCGTCAGGTGCGGGTCACTCGATGGTTCAAGGGGCGGGTGGTCCTCGGGGGCAGCCCCTCCGCCTCCTGGCAGTGGCACGACGACCGCCTCACCCTGCGCATGAAGTGCTCCGGCATGGTGGCCGACTGCTCCGCCCGGTACCGCGTGGAGGTCCCCCGGGATGCCGCCGTGCACATCCGCAACGAGGACGGAAGCGTGTCGGCTCGCGGCATCGGCACGGCGCTGAAGGTCGTGACCGCGAACGGCTCGGTGCGCGCCGAGGACTGCTCCGGGCCCCTTGACATGCAGAGCGAGGACGGCTCGGTGGCCGCCGGCGGCATCACCGGGCACCAGGTGCACGCCGTCACCAAGAACGGCAGCATCAAGCTCGGGCTGCGCCGCGTCCCCGACGAGGTCACCACCCGCAGCGAGGACGGCTCGACCGAGATCACCCTGCCCCGTTCCGGCGCCGACGGGTCTCCCATCGCCTACAAAGTGACCGTCACCACAACCGACGGCGGCAAGGAGATCGACGTCCCCCGCGACGACCACAGCCCGCACCAGGTTTCCGCACACTCCCAGAACGGCAAAGTCACCCTGCGAAGCGCGAACTAA